One genomic segment of Macaca fascicularis isolate 582-1 chromosome 19, T2T-MFA8v1.1 includes these proteins:
- the PIH1D1 gene encoding PIH1 domain-containing protein 1 isoform X4, which yields MLEEDQAGFRIPMSLGEPHAELDARGQGCTAYDVAVNSDFYRRMQNSDFLRELVITIAREGLEDKYNLQLNPEWRMMKNRPFMGSISQQNIRSQQRPRIQELGDLYTPAPGRAESGPEKPHLNLWLEAPDLLLAEIDLPKLDGALGLSLEIGENRLVMGGPQQLYHLDAYIPLQINSDESKAAFHRKRKQLMVAMPLLPVPS from the exons ATGCTAGAGGAGGACCAAGCTGGGTTTCGCATCCCCATGAGTCTGGGAGAGCCTCATGCAGAACTGGATGCAA GAGGCCAGGGCTGTACCGCCTATGACGTAGCTGTCAACAGCGACTTCTACCGGAGGATGCAG AACAGCGATTTCTTGCGGGAGCTCGTGATCACCATCGCCAGAGAGGGCCTTGAGGACAAATACAACTTGCAGCTGAATCCGG AATGGCGCATGATGAAGAACCGGCCATTCATGGGCTCCATCTCGCAGCAGAACATCCGCTCGCAGCAGCGTCCTCGGATCCAGGAGCTGGGGGACCTGTACACGCCGGCCCCTGGGAGAGCTGAGTCAGG CCCTGAAAAGCCTCACCTGAACCTGTGGCTGGAAGCCCCCGACCTCCTCTTGGCCGAAATTGACCTCCCCAAACTG GATGGAGCCCTGGGGCTGTCGCTGGAGATCGGGGAGAACCGCCTGGTGATGGGGGGCCCCCAGCAGCTGTATCATCTGGACGCTTATATCCCACTGCAGATCAACTCTGATGAGAGCAAGGCAGCCTTCCACCGGAAGAGAAAG CAATTAATGGTAGCCATGCCGCTTCTGCCGGTGCCTTCTTGA
- the PIH1D1 gene encoding PIH1 domain-containing protein 1 isoform X1, with protein MANPKLLGLELSEAETMGADSARFEELLLQASKELQQAQTTRPESTQIQPQPGFCIKTNSSEGKVFINICHSLSIPPPADVTEEELLQMLEEDQAGFRIPMSLGEPHAELDARGQGCTAYDVAVNSDFYRRMQNSDFLRELVITIAREGLEDKYNLQLNPEWRMMKNRPFMGSISQQNIRSQQRPRIQELGDLYTPAPGRAESGPEKPHLNLWLEAPDLLLAEIDLPKLDGALGLSLEIGENRLVMGGPQQLYHLDAYIPLQINSDESKAAFHRKRKQLMVAMPLLPVPS; from the exons ATGGCGAACCCGAAGCTGCTGGGACTGGAGCTAAGCGAGGCGGAGACGATGGGTGCTGATTCGGCACGATTTGAGGAGCTGCTGCTGCAG GCCTCGAAGGAGCTCCAGCAAGCCCAGACAACCAGACCAGAATCGACACAAATCCAGCCTCAGCCGG GCTTCTGCATAAAGACCAACTCCTCAGAAGGGAAGGTTTTCATCAACATCTGCCACTCCCTCTCCATCCCTCCTCCCGCCGACGTGACCGAGGAGGAGCTGCTTCAGATGCTAGAGGAGGACCAAGCTGGGTTTCGCATCCCCATGAGTCTGGGAGAGCCTCATGCAGAACTGGATGCAA GAGGCCAGGGCTGTACCGCCTATGACGTAGCTGTCAACAGCGACTTCTACCGGAGGATGCAG AACAGCGATTTCTTGCGGGAGCTCGTGATCACCATCGCCAGAGAGGGCCTTGAGGACAAATACAACTTGCAGCTGAATCCGG AATGGCGCATGATGAAGAACCGGCCATTCATGGGCTCCATCTCGCAGCAGAACATCCGCTCGCAGCAGCGTCCTCGGATCCAGGAGCTGGGGGACCTGTACACGCCGGCCCCTGGGAGAGCTGAGTCAGG CCCTGAAAAGCCTCACCTGAACCTGTGGCTGGAAGCCCCCGACCTCCTCTTGGCCGAAATTGACCTCCCCAAACTG GATGGAGCCCTGGGGCTGTCGCTGGAGATCGGGGAGAACCGCCTGGTGATGGGGGGCCCCCAGCAGCTGTATCATCTGGACGCTTATATCCCACTGCAGATCAACTCTGATGAGAGCAAGGCAGCCTTCCACCGGAAGAGAAAG CAATTAATGGTAGCCATGCCGCTTCTGCCGGTGCCTTCTTGA
- the PIH1D1 gene encoding PIH1 domain-containing protein 1 isoform X2 — translation MRGSPAPVRTPARAMANPKLLGLELSEAETMGADSARFEELLLQASKELQQAQTTRPESTQIQPQPGFCIKTNSSEGKVFINICHSLSIPPPADVTEEELLQMLEEDQAGFRIPMSLGEPHAELDARGQGCTAYDVAVNSDFYRRMQNSDFLRELVITIAREGLEDKYNLQLNPEWRMMKNRPFMGSISQQNIRSQQRPRIQELGDLYTPAPGRAESGPEKPHLNLWLEAPDLLLAEIDLPKLDGALGLSLEIGENRLVMGGPQQLYHLDAYIPLQINSDESKAAFHRKRKQLMVAMPLLPVPS, via the exons ATGCGTGGCTCTCCGGCACCGGTCCGTACTCCAGCGAG GGCCATGGCGAACCCGAAGCTGCTGGGACTGGAGCTAAGCGAGGCGGAGACGATGGGTGCTGATTCGGCACGATTTGAGGAGCTGCTGCTGCAG GCCTCGAAGGAGCTCCAGCAAGCCCAGACAACCAGACCAGAATCGACACAAATCCAGCCTCAGCCGG GCTTCTGCATAAAGACCAACTCCTCAGAAGGGAAGGTTTTCATCAACATCTGCCACTCCCTCTCCATCCCTCCTCCCGCCGACGTGACCGAGGAGGAGCTGCTTCAGATGCTAGAGGAGGACCAAGCTGGGTTTCGCATCCCCATGAGTCTGGGAGAGCCTCATGCAGAACTGGATGCAA GAGGCCAGGGCTGTACCGCCTATGACGTAGCTGTCAACAGCGACTTCTACCGGAGGATGCAG AACAGCGATTTCTTGCGGGAGCTCGTGATCACCATCGCCAGAGAGGGCCTTGAGGACAAATACAACTTGCAGCTGAATCCGG AATGGCGCATGATGAAGAACCGGCCATTCATGGGCTCCATCTCGCAGCAGAACATCCGCTCGCAGCAGCGTCCTCGGATCCAGGAGCTGGGGGACCTGTACACGCCGGCCCCTGGGAGAGCTGAGTCAGG CCCTGAAAAGCCTCACCTGAACCTGTGGCTGGAAGCCCCCGACCTCCTCTTGGCCGAAATTGACCTCCCCAAACTG GATGGAGCCCTGGGGCTGTCGCTGGAGATCGGGGAGAACCGCCTGGTGATGGGGGGCCCCCAGCAGCTGTATCATCTGGACGCTTATATCCCACTGCAGATCAACTCTGATGAGAGCAAGGCAGCCTTCCACCGGAAGAGAAAG CAATTAATGGTAGCCATGCCGCTTCTGCCGGTGCCTTCTTGA
- the PIH1D1 gene encoding PIH1 domain-containing protein 1 isoform X3, whose amino-acid sequence MAMANPKLLGLELSEAETMGADSARFEELLLQASKELQQAQTTRPESTQIQPQPGFCIKTNSSEGKVFINICHSLSIPPPADVTEEELLQMLEEDQAGFRIPMSLGEPHAELDARGQGCTAYDVAVNSDFYRRMQNSDFLRELVITIAREGLEDKYNLQLNPEWRMMKNRPFMGSISQQNIRSQQRPRIQELGDLYTPAPGRAESGPEKPHLNLWLEAPDLLLAEIDLPKLDGALGLSLEIGENRLVMGGPQQLYHLDAYIPLQINSDESKAAFHRKRKQLMVAMPLLPVPS is encoded by the exons AT GGCCATGGCGAACCCGAAGCTGCTGGGACTGGAGCTAAGCGAGGCGGAGACGATGGGTGCTGATTCGGCACGATTTGAGGAGCTGCTGCTGCAG GCCTCGAAGGAGCTCCAGCAAGCCCAGACAACCAGACCAGAATCGACACAAATCCAGCCTCAGCCGG GCTTCTGCATAAAGACCAACTCCTCAGAAGGGAAGGTTTTCATCAACATCTGCCACTCCCTCTCCATCCCTCCTCCCGCCGACGTGACCGAGGAGGAGCTGCTTCAGATGCTAGAGGAGGACCAAGCTGGGTTTCGCATCCCCATGAGTCTGGGAGAGCCTCATGCAGAACTGGATGCAA GAGGCCAGGGCTGTACCGCCTATGACGTAGCTGTCAACAGCGACTTCTACCGGAGGATGCAG AACAGCGATTTCTTGCGGGAGCTCGTGATCACCATCGCCAGAGAGGGCCTTGAGGACAAATACAACTTGCAGCTGAATCCGG AATGGCGCATGATGAAGAACCGGCCATTCATGGGCTCCATCTCGCAGCAGAACATCCGCTCGCAGCAGCGTCCTCGGATCCAGGAGCTGGGGGACCTGTACACGCCGGCCCCTGGGAGAGCTGAGTCAGG CCCTGAAAAGCCTCACCTGAACCTGTGGCTGGAAGCCCCCGACCTCCTCTTGGCCGAAATTGACCTCCCCAAACTG GATGGAGCCCTGGGGCTGTCGCTGGAGATCGGGGAGAACCGCCTGGTGATGGGGGGCCCCCAGCAGCTGTATCATCTGGACGCTTATATCCCACTGCAGATCAACTCTGATGAGAGCAAGGCAGCCTTCCACCGGAAGAGAAAG CAATTAATGGTAGCCATGCCGCTTCTGCCGGTGCCTTCTTGA